In Actinoplanes sp. NBC_00393, a single genomic region encodes these proteins:
- a CDS encoding ABC transporter substrate-binding protein, whose amino-acid sequence MTAISRALIAGALALSLAACSSSSDTPETTDSAAPSGGPLKIGAILPHTAYAGAGEALVSAVDVAIEDINAAGGVLGSKVEAKQVDSTDNNDTASQAVDSLVTWGSNVVIGAYGSGMSGAIVGKITESGAVQVSGSNTSSSLTGINPLYFRTAPTDALEAAKLADLVVQDGHASAAIIAQNDAWGQAFQESMVQSFEAAGVEVVAQQQFNTTDTDYSAQIDAVVAAKPESIVLLSYASYSGSMIESLVGTHKFTDKNLYLSNSTLGKYTIKPELLKGLRGFLAGPDPAVEAEFEKKLLAKNANLKSFAYAGSTYDAVVVSALAAAAAKSPDGKAIAAKLAEVSGGAAGATKCKTFKECADLLGQGKAIDYDGLSGGLKFADNNDVTETEYQLYVYGTDGTYAVAK is encoded by the coding sequence ATGACGGCGATCAGTCGTGCACTCATAGCGGGCGCGCTCGCGCTCTCCCTGGCGGCATGCTCATCCAGCAGCGACACCCCGGAGACCACGGATTCGGCGGCGCCCTCCGGCGGCCCGCTGAAGATCGGCGCGATCCTGCCGCACACCGCCTACGCCGGCGCCGGTGAGGCCCTGGTCAGCGCGGTGGACGTGGCGATCGAGGACATCAACGCGGCCGGCGGGGTCCTCGGCAGCAAGGTCGAGGCCAAGCAGGTCGACTCGACCGACAACAACGACACCGCCAGCCAGGCCGTGGACAGCCTGGTCACCTGGGGTTCCAACGTCGTGATCGGCGCGTACGGCTCGGGCATGAGCGGCGCCATCGTCGGCAAGATCACCGAGTCCGGCGCGGTGCAGGTCTCCGGCTCGAACACCTCGTCGAGCCTGACCGGCATCAACCCGCTGTACTTCCGGACCGCGCCGACCGACGCCCTCGAGGCCGCCAAGCTCGCCGACCTGGTCGTCCAGGACGGGCACGCCTCGGCCGCGATCATCGCGCAGAACGACGCGTGGGGTCAGGCGTTCCAGGAGTCGATGGTGCAGTCCTTCGAGGCGGCCGGCGTCGAGGTCGTGGCGCAGCAGCAGTTCAACACCACCGACACCGACTACAGCGCGCAGATCGACGCGGTCGTGGCCGCCAAGCCGGAGTCGATCGTCCTGCTCTCCTACGCCTCGTACTCGGGCAGCATGATCGAGTCGCTGGTCGGCACGCACAAGTTCACCGACAAGAACCTCTATCTGTCCAACTCGACGCTGGGCAAGTACACGATCAAGCCGGAGCTGCTCAAGGGCCTGCGCGGCTTCCTGGCCGGCCCGGACCCGGCGGTCGAGGCCGAGTTCGAGAAGAAGCTGCTCGCGAAGAACGCCAACCTCAAGTCGTTCGCGTACGCGGGTTCCACGTACGACGCCGTGGTTGTCTCCGCGCTCGCCGCCGCGGCGGCGAAGTCCCCGGACGGCAAGGCGATCGCGGCCAAGCTGGCCGAGGTCTCGGGAGGCGCAGCCGGCGCCACGAAGTGCAAGACCTTCAAGGAGTGCGCCGACCTGCTCGGCCAGGGCAAGGCCATCGACTACGACGGTCTCAGCGGTGGGCTGAAGTTCGCCGACAACAACGACGTCACCGAGACGGAGTACCAGCTCTACGTCTACGGCACCGACGGCACGTACGCGGTCGCGAAGTAA
- a CDS encoding GntR family transcriptional regulator, which produces MVLPKSLQPAAVDGVQFAADKAYQQLRDAILDGDIAPNRRLVEEDLAAQLEVSRTPVREALLRLAQEGLVARVRGWVVRDHSPEEALRIVEARAAVESAAARLAADHITAADLDQLAGIADAIDRPGATVKDLNRLNRQFHGLITAACGNPLLIQFAQRTNISHWSLSATWLMSAKDAAEVNAEHRQMIDALRARDGAAVEALVRAHIGRTQSILIQAV; this is translated from the coding sequence GTGGTACTCCCCAAGAGCTTGCAGCCCGCCGCCGTGGACGGGGTCCAGTTCGCCGCGGACAAGGCGTACCAGCAGCTGCGCGACGCGATCCTGGACGGCGACATCGCGCCCAACCGCCGCCTCGTCGAAGAGGACCTCGCCGCCCAGCTCGAAGTGAGCCGCACACCCGTACGCGAAGCCCTGCTCCGCCTGGCCCAGGAGGGCCTGGTCGCGCGGGTCCGTGGTTGGGTGGTCCGGGACCACTCGCCGGAGGAGGCCCTGCGCATCGTCGAGGCCCGTGCCGCGGTCGAGAGCGCCGCCGCGCGCCTGGCAGCCGACCACATCACCGCCGCCGACCTGGACCAGCTGGCCGGCATCGCCGACGCCATCGACCGTCCCGGCGCCACCGTCAAGGACCTGAACCGGCTGAACCGGCAGTTCCACGGCCTGATCACCGCGGCCTGCGGCAATCCGCTGCTGATCCAGTTCGCCCAGCGCACCAACATCAGCCACTGGTCGCTGAGCGCCACCTGGCTGATGTCGGCCAAGGACGCCGCCGAGGTCAACGCCGAACACCGGCAGATGATCGACGCCCTGCGCGCACGGGACGGCGCGGCCGTCGAAGCGCTGGTCCGCGCCCACATCGGCCGCACCCAGTCGATCCTGATCCAGGCCGTCTGA
- a CDS encoding branched-chain amino acid ABC transporter permease, with protein MIRTKATRPWVRLLAVLALACALFAPGLAVTAGPAAAAPLAEKQADEWGFRGLLRDGEKKPVSGAAVEVRDGDTVVGTDTTDEKGRWEVIPVPGPGEYTIAIDTKAATGHFAGDFYEVEKELVDSPTTLPVLNVVVSTTESTQQVASFADRFAQRAVSGFNLGLLIAIAAIGLSLVFGTSRFTNFAHGESVTFGGLMGFVFAHLAGLPLLAAAAVATVLGAAFGYAQDVTLWRPLRRKGVSLVTLMIASIGISMAIRSLFQFFFGNAARGMTTESWGTVTIGPVVLPATSYASMGISIVVLVAIGVWLKYGRIGKATRAISNNTALAATSGVDVDRITRIVWTLSGALAALSGVLLGVFNQVSFDMGFNLLLLMFAGVILGGLGTAFGTLVGSIVVGVCTEILVLWIPADMKYVGGLAVLVIVLLVRPQGIFGRRERIG; from the coding sequence GTGATTCGCACCAAAGCCACCCGGCCCTGGGTGCGGCTGCTGGCGGTCCTGGCCCTCGCGTGCGCCTTGTTCGCACCGGGCCTCGCCGTCACCGCCGGTCCGGCGGCCGCGGCCCCCCTGGCTGAGAAGCAAGCGGACGAGTGGGGCTTCCGGGGCCTGCTGCGTGACGGCGAGAAGAAGCCGGTCAGCGGCGCCGCCGTGGAGGTCCGCGACGGCGACACAGTCGTCGGCACCGACACCACCGACGAGAAGGGCCGCTGGGAAGTCATCCCCGTTCCCGGCCCGGGCGAGTACACGATCGCGATCGACACCAAGGCGGCGACCGGCCACTTCGCCGGCGACTTCTACGAGGTCGAGAAGGAGCTGGTCGACTCACCGACCACGCTGCCGGTGCTGAACGTCGTGGTCTCCACCACCGAGAGCACCCAGCAGGTCGCGAGCTTCGCCGACCGGTTCGCCCAGCGTGCGGTCTCCGGCTTCAACCTGGGCCTGCTCATCGCGATCGCCGCGATCGGTCTGTCGCTGGTCTTCGGCACCTCCCGGTTCACCAACTTCGCGCACGGCGAGAGCGTCACCTTCGGCGGGCTGATGGGCTTCGTCTTCGCGCACCTCGCCGGGCTGCCGCTGCTGGCTGCCGCGGCCGTCGCCACTGTGCTGGGCGCCGCGTTCGGCTATGCCCAGGACGTCACGCTGTGGCGCCCGCTGCGCCGCAAGGGCGTCTCGCTGGTCACCCTGATGATCGCCAGCATCGGTATCAGCATGGCGATCCGCAGCCTCTTCCAGTTCTTCTTCGGCAACGCGGCCCGCGGCATGACGACCGAGAGCTGGGGCACCGTCACCATCGGACCCGTCGTGCTGCCGGCCACCAGCTACGCCAGCATGGGCATCAGCATCGTGGTCCTGGTCGCCATCGGTGTCTGGCTCAAGTACGGCCGGATCGGCAAGGCCACCCGCGCCATCTCGAACAACACCGCGCTCGCCGCCACCAGCGGCGTCGACGTCGACCGGATCACCCGGATCGTCTGGACGCTATCCGGCGCCCTGGCCGCGCTCTCCGGCGTCCTGCTCGGCGTCTTCAACCAGGTCTCCTTCGACATGGGCTTCAACCTGCTGCTGCTGATGTTCGCCGGGGTCATCCTGGGCGGTCTCGGCACCGCGTTCGGCACCCTGGTCGGCTCGATCGTCGTCGGTGTCTGCACCGAGATCCTGGTGCTCTGGATCCCGGCCGACATGAAGTACGTCGGTGGTCTGGCCGTCCTGGTCATCGTCCTGCTGGTGCGGCCGCAGGGCATCTTCGGTCGCCGTGAGCGGATCGGTTAA